From a single Marinitoga sp. 38H-ov genomic region:
- the crcB gene encoding fluoride efflux transporter CrcB yields MSLIYIGLGGFCGAILRYLLSKYINTLFSIGNMPYGTLFVNILGAFILSFLMSLSVYKLEIPKSFMLFFATGFIGSFTTFSTFMYETIILSEESFSLYSLLYLSLSIILGLLFSFLGYSLGRMGT; encoded by the coding sequence ATGTCTTTAATATATATAGGTTTAGGAGGCTTTTGTGGAGCAATATTAAGATATTTATTATCTAAATATATAAATACATTATTTTCTATAGGGAATATGCCGTATGGGACATTATTCGTTAATATTTTAGGGGCATTTATTTTGAGTTTTTTAATGTCATTGAGTGTATATAAGTTAGAAATACCAAAAAGTTTTATGTTATTTTTTGCAACGGGTTTTATTGGCTCTTTTACAACATTTTCAACCTTTATGTATGAAACTATAATTTTAAGTGAAGAATCGTTTAGTTTATATTCTTTATTGTATTTATCTTTAAGTATAATACTTGGATTACTATTTTCGTTTTTGGGATACTCTTTAGGGAGGATGGGAACATGA
- a CDS encoding S-layer homology domain-containing protein, translating to MKKTLLVLVLVLFGAFTFAFKDVPADHWAYDYVMDLANRGIIPMEDNFNPDVVLTKAEIAVLLSDTLTFVENDPVLAKSEDIMRVEEVMKMLNTKLGNLENDLMMLKDDVAVNVENIDGLWEELDTVKADLDYVSGKNVEEHAMLKDMLSKKADMETVDMLSKDLSKTMNELETITKVAYRAFNNADMILEDTLAMQDDIYALQEDYSTFKTSISKNFLELKYNVLDLTDKFEKLSTLSDSIENSEMKLGAIESAVTANQNVLITLTKSNEELKGKVMANEEKINRANILSLVGIVLAGVALVVPFVVK from the coding sequence ATGAAAAAAACGTTATTAGTATTGGTATTGGTTTTATTTGGAGCATTTACATTTGCTTTTAAAGATGTTCCAGCAGATCATTGGGCATATGATTATGTAATGGATTTAGCTAACAGAGGTATAATACCGATGGAAGATAATTTTAATCCTGATGTTGTTTTAACAAAAGCAGAAATTGCTGTATTATTATCTGACACATTAACATTTGTTGAAAATGATCCTGTATTAGCAAAATCAGAAGATATTATGAGAGTAGAAGAAGTAATGAAAATGTTAAATACAAAATTAGGAAATTTAGAAAATGATTTAATGATGTTAAAAGATGATGTTGCAGTTAATGTTGAAAATATTGATGGTTTATGGGAAGAATTAGATACTGTTAAAGCTGATTTAGATTATGTATCTGGTAAGAATGTTGAAGAACATGCTATGTTAAAAGATATGTTATCTAAAAAAGCAGATATGGAAACTGTTGATATGTTATCTAAAGATTTATCAAAAACAATGAATGAATTAGAAACTATTACTAAAGTTGCATATAGAGCATTTAATAATGCAGATATGATTTTAGAAGATACATTAGCTATGCAAGATGATATTTATGCATTACAAGAAGATTATTCAACATTTAAAACATCAATTTCTAAAAATTTCTTAGAATTAAAATATAACGTATTAGATTTAACTGATAAATTTGAAAAATTATCAACATTATCAGATTCAATTGAAAATTCAGAAATGAAATTAGGTGCTATTGAATCTGCAGTTACAGCTAATCAAAATGTTTTAATTACATTAACAAAATCAAATGAAGAATTAAAAGGAAAAGTTATGGCTAATGAAGAAAAAATAAACAGAGCTAATATTTTATCATTAGTAGGAATAGTATTAGCAGGAGTAGCTTTAGTTGTTCCATTTGTAGTTAAATAA
- a CDS encoding tetratricopeptide repeat protein encodes METIAILNLNGERIEINTHTVFPVILSDIMYEGDLELMMADLKSKEKLISEASKIKKISEFLPGILSNFVTKPFIFSEFISYLNEFDLKPSDFNHATLNELYDIILDYADHHNFDELKKIVKFMIEIDPNYTPAYEILGSVLIEEGNFLEGKKYLELAVKQDPWNIAALSELGDTYFNLGEYEKAAEVWLKEVELMPENTVTYFMIADAFRQSGNFKNAARILEKFLHKYPKSVLAKYELMDIYYKLERNIEADELKEEISNSQPEYISDLEIWSKIMFQNGKYDKVEKFINKFLNKNNNYEHFKILLTVPLIKSGKVEEAKNIINELKDKYSWYYFGIKNIIEEYLNDEEKSFFMD; translated from the coding sequence ATGGAAACAATTGCTATATTAAATTTAAATGGAGAAAGAATAGAAATAAATACCCATACTGTTTTTCCAGTAATATTATCTGATATAATGTATGAGGGTGATTTAGAATTAATGATGGCTGACTTAAAATCTAAAGAAAAACTAATATCAGAAGCTAGTAAAATTAAAAAAATTTCCGAATTTCTTCCTGGAATATTATCTAACTTTGTCACTAAACCTTTTATATTTTCTGAATTTATATCATATTTAAACGAATTCGATCTAAAACCTTCAGACTTTAATCACGCCACATTAAATGAATTATATGATATTATATTAGATTATGCAGATCATCACAATTTTGATGAACTTAAGAAAATTGTTAAATTCATGATTGAAATTGACCCAAATTATACTCCAGCATATGAAATACTAGGATCGGTTTTAATTGAAGAAGGTAATTTTTTAGAAGGTAAAAAATATTTAGAATTAGCTGTTAAACAAGACCCATGGAATATTGCTGCATTGTCAGAATTAGGAGACACATATTTTAATTTAGGAGAATACGAAAAAGCAGCTGAAGTATGGTTAAAAGAAGTTGAATTAATGCCGGAAAATACAGTTACTTATTTCATGATTGCTGATGCATTTAGACAAAGTGGAAATTTCAAAAATGCAGCAAGAATTTTAGAAAAATTTTTGCATAAATATCCAAAAAGCGTTTTAGCTAAATATGAATTAATGGATATTTACTATAAACTTGAAAGAAATATTGAAGCTGATGAATTAAAAGAAGAAATTTCGAATTCACAGCCAGAATATATAAGCGATTTAGAAATTTGGTCTAAAATAATGTTCCAAAATGGTAAATACGATAAAGTTGAAAAATTTATAAATAAATTCTTGAACAAAAATAATAATTATGAACATTTTAAAATATTACTAACTGTACCTCTTATTAAATCAGGCAAAGTTGAAGAAGCAAAAAATATAATCAATGAATTAAAAGATAAATATTCCTGGTATTATTTCGGTATAAAAAATATAATTGAAGAATATTTAAATGATGAGGAAAAATCTTTTTTCATGGATTAA
- a CDS encoding S1 RNA-binding domain-containing protein, whose protein sequence is MAFGETVKVTVKDIKKFGAFVTLESGEEGFIHISKISNDYVKNISDFLKVGQELEGKIIGKTKDGKVELSLKTEDMQQQEEKKDDEFEKKLTKFLKDSDRKLSEYSRRLDKKRGGKGKR, encoded by the coding sequence ATGGCATTTGGCGAAACTGTTAAGGTAACTGTTAAAGACATCAAAAAATTCGGAGCATTTGTTACACTTGAATCTGGAGAAGAGGGATTCATTCATATTTCTAAGATTTCAAATGACTATGTAAAAAACATTTCAGATTTTTTGAAAGTAGGTCAAGAACTCGAAGGTAAGATTATTGGGAAAACAAAGGATGGAAAAGTAGAACTTTCCTTAAAAACAGAAGACATGCAACAACAAGAAGAAAAGAAAGATGATGAATTCGAAAAGAAACTTACAAAATTTTTAAAGGACAGCGACAGAAAATTATCTGAATACTCAAGAAGACTCGATAAGAAAAGAGGTGGCAAGGGGAAAAGATAA
- a CDS encoding metallophosphoesterase: protein MRKIRYLFYVLIFILIYSFFIEPFSVKKTDLHIDVPNLDLKIKIVHITDLHMYKYIFFHEKILDKIKEEKPDIILYTGDSIIKNTDKNDLNKFFKKLSEIAPVYTVYGNWDYYNIELVNNVYNKNNIHVINDNTINVFFDNFSIKLIGLPIYKKISYVDTTESNYTIVLEHIPDTIFYNKEVFDQANLILAGHTHGGQVYIPFITKFFIKKYSFYLKGKINFKDNKIMYINRGLGAWFNIRFLAPPEILIITLN from the coding sequence ATGAGAAAAATTCGATATTTATTTTATGTATTAATATTTATTCTGATATATTCATTTTTTATAGAACCTTTTTCTGTAAAAAAAACGGATTTACATATAGATGTTCCGAATTTAGATTTAAAAATAAAAATTGTGCATATTACTGATTTGCATATGTATAAATATATATTTTTTCATGAAAAAATATTAGATAAAATAAAAGAAGAAAAACCTGATATTATATTGTATACAGGAGATTCAATAATTAAAAATACAGATAAAAATGATTTAAATAAATTTTTTAAAAAATTAAGTGAAATAGCACCAGTATATACGGTATATGGTAATTGGGATTATTATAATATAGAATTAGTAAATAATGTTTATAATAAAAATAATATTCATGTAATAAATGATAACACAATAAACGTATTTTTTGATAATTTTTCAATAAAATTAATAGGGCTTCCAATATATAAAAAAATAAGTTATGTTGACACAACTGAATCTAATTACACAATAGTTCTCGAACATATTCCAGATACAATATTTTATAATAAGGAAGTATTTGATCAAGCGAATTTGATTTTAGCGGGTCATACTCATGGTGGGCAAGTGTATATTCCGTTTATTACAAAATTTTTTATTAAAAAATATTCTTTTTATTTAAAAGGTAAAATTAATTTTAAGGATAATAAAATAATGTATATCAATAGAGGGTTAGGTGCTTGGTTTAATATAAGATTTCTTGCTCCGCCCGAAATCTTAATAATAACTTTAAATTAA
- the tyrS gene encoding tyrosine--tRNA ligase: MDFEKQSDIIKRNTIDFITDEDLKERLKSKKILRVKLGVDPSRPDLHLGHAVVLKKLREFQDLGHQVVLIIGDFTARIGDPSGRSKTRPMLTKEEVEKNAESYKKQAFKILDPEKTEIRYNSEWLDKLTFYDVIKLSSNYTVARMLERDDFAKRLANNEPISISEFMYPLAQAYDSVMIEADVEIGGTDQLFNLLVGRKMQEAYGQKPQIVLTMPIIEGTDGNLKMSKSYDNYIAFEDEPFDMYGKVMSIPDTLILKYMRLATDIPEERILEYEEKMKNNSINPRDIKMVLAFEIVRFFHGEEKANYAQNEFIKVFQKKDIPDEMDEILVEKSISAVDLLLKTNSVSSKSEAKRLINQGAVKLNDEKINDPFQLLVINGDEILRIGKRRFFKLKTN; encoded by the coding sequence GTGGATTTTGAAAAACAATCTGATATTATTAAAAGAAATACAATAGATTTTATTACAGATGAGGATTTAAAAGAGCGATTGAAATCAAAAAAAATCTTAAGAGTTAAATTGGGAGTAGATCCTTCAAGGCCTGATTTGCATTTAGGGCATGCTGTTGTTTTAAAAAAGTTAAGAGAGTTTCAAGATTTAGGTCACCAAGTAGTGTTAATTATTGGAGATTTCACTGCGAGAATTGGTGATCCTTCTGGTCGTTCTAAAACGAGACCCATGCTTACTAAAGAAGAAGTTGAAAAAAATGCTGAGTCATATAAAAAACAAGCATTTAAGATTTTGGATCCAGAAAAAACTGAAATTAGATATAATAGTGAGTGGTTAGATAAATTAACATTTTATGATGTAATTAAATTATCCTCTAATTATACAGTCGCTAGGATGTTAGAAAGAGATGATTTTGCTAAAAGATTAGCAAATAATGAGCCTATTAGTATATCTGAATTTATGTATCCATTAGCTCAAGCATATGATTCTGTAATGATTGAAGCAGATGTGGAAATTGGAGGTACAGATCAATTATTCAATCTTTTAGTTGGTAGAAAAATGCAGGAAGCTTATGGTCAAAAACCACAAATAGTTTTAACTATGCCAATAATTGAAGGTACAGATGGTAATTTGAAAATGAGTAAATCATATGATAATTATATAGCTTTTGAAGATGAACCATTTGATATGTATGGAAAGGTTATGTCTATTCCTGATACTTTAATATTAAAGTATATGAGATTAGCAACCGATATACCTGAAGAAAGAATTTTAGAATACGAAGAAAAAATGAAAAACAATTCTATTAATCCAAGAGATATTAAAATGGTTTTAGCTTTTGAAATTGTGAGATTTTTTCATGGTGAAGAAAAAGCGAATTATGCTCAAAATGAATTTATTAAAGTATTCCAAAAAAAAGATATTCCAGATGAAATGGATGAAATTTTAGTAGAAAAAAGCATTTCAGCGGTTGATTTATTATTAAAAACAAATTCAGTTTCTAGTAAAAGTGAAGCAAAAAGACTTATTAATCAAGGAGCAGTTAAATTAAATGATGAGAAAATTAATGATCCTTTCCAATTATTAGTGATTAATGGTGATGAAATCTTAAGAATTGGAAAAAGAAGATTTTTTAAACTAAAAACTAATTAA
- the disA gene encoding DNA integrity scanning diadenylate cyclase DisA, which produces MKDIFSDILSLLAPGKKLRNGIDLIISANLGALIFLTDKAEEHLNNGLIQLGFIIDIDFEPERLYELAKMDGAIVLNKDATKILYANTQLNPSSSIPSFQTGMRHRTGERMAKQTNEVLIAVSKRRNQVSIYQGNYSRVLYPETIIFPRLNQEISVAQRYRQTFFDLLSEINIAEMENRVILYNVVDAISKGFMTLKVAEKAEKYLLELGEAAESSRLEINEINRVTPKYLGALIMDYSKNLLDFQYPQDALSLFDGLKTEDFLNMKLISEKLGYDIETENDLEEYFVSPRGFRLLYSTRIPSIIVRNVVETFKNLDTLMKANIEELINVPGIGKKRAERINRAIRRKNEFSEKISFEAGEDK; this is translated from the coding sequence ATGAAAGATATTTTTTCTGATATACTGAGCTTATTAGCTCCAGGGAAAAAACTTAGAAATGGTATAGATTTAATAATTTCTGCAAACTTAGGAGCATTAATTTTTTTAACAGATAAAGCAGAAGAACATTTAAATAATGGATTAATACAGCTGGGGTTTATTATTGATATAGATTTTGAACCAGAAAGATTATATGAATTAGCTAAAATGGATGGCGCTATTGTTTTGAATAAAGACGCTACAAAAATATTGTATGCGAATACTCAATTAAACCCTTCAAGTAGCATACCAAGTTTTCAAACTGGTATGCGTCATAGAACAGGTGAAAGGATGGCAAAACAAACAAATGAAGTGCTTATCGCTGTATCGAAAAGAAGGAATCAAGTTTCTATATATCAAGGAAATTATAGCAGAGTATTATATCCCGAAACAATAATTTTCCCAAGGTTAAACCAAGAAATTTCTGTAGCTCAAAGATATAGACAAACATTTTTTGATTTATTATCAGAAATCAATATTGCAGAAATGGAAAATAGGGTTATATTATATAATGTAGTAGACGCTATATCAAAAGGATTTATGACATTAAAGGTGGCAGAAAAGGCAGAAAAATATCTATTAGAATTAGGAGAAGCTGCAGAGAGTTCAAGATTAGAGATAAATGAAATTAATAGAGTAACTCCTAAATATTTAGGAGCATTAATAATGGATTATTCAAAAAACTTATTGGATTTTCAATATCCGCAAGACGCTTTAAGTTTATTTGATGGATTAAAAACAGAAGATTTTTTAAATATGAAATTAATATCAGAGAAATTAGGATATGATATAGAAACAGAAAATGATTTAGAAGAATATTTTGTTTCCCCAAGAGGGTTTAGATTACTATATTCAACTAGAATTCCTTCAATAATTGTACGAAATGTTGTAGAGACATTTAAAAATTTAGATACTCTTATGAAAGCTAATATTGAAGAATTAATAAATGTCCCCGGGATAGGTAAAAAACGTGCTGAAAGAATTAACAGAGCTATAAGAAGAAAAAATGAATTTTCAGAAAAAATATCTTTTGAAGCGGGTGAAGATAAATGA
- the secG gene encoding preprotein translocase subunit SecG, which produces MSILTILAVLVHLVLSIALIYFALQRMQKNAELGGAFGSGASHTMFGREKGFDPAAKMALWAGILFMISCFVVAALLAR; this is translated from the coding sequence GTGTCAATATTAACCATACTAGCTGTTTTAGTTCATTTGGTTTTATCTATTGCGTTAATTTATTTTGCATTACAAAGAATGCAAAAAAATGCTGAATTAGGTGGTGCTTTCGGTTCTGGAGCTTCTCATACAATGTTTGGGAGAGAAAAAGGTTTTGATCCTGCTGCAAAAATGGCATTATGGGCAGGTATATTATTTATGATTTCTTGTTTTGTAGTAGCAGCACTTCTTGCGAGGTGA
- a CDS encoding pseudouridine synthase, translating into MDRLDKFLVNAKIGSRSEVKKLIKKGLIKVNGNIIKKVDYKVSDNDIIEYNNQKIEGHKLVYIIINKPIGYLSSTYDSRDKYVLQLIDHKFKDELSIAGRLDKDAHGLLFLTNDGELIHRIISPNKNIYKTYEVMVEGDITKDKIKRLEEGIDLKDFITKPAIVEKVENNIITIKISEGKYHQIKRMMKAVGLTVKDLKRIAIGNILLGDLKEGEWLEIEKPNIFNNDSPI; encoded by the coding sequence ATGGATAGATTAGATAAATTTTTAGTAAATGCTAAAATTGGATCAAGAAGCGAAGTAAAAAAATTGATAAAAAAAGGACTGATTAAGGTTAATGGCAATATTATAAAAAAAGTTGATTATAAAGTATCTGATAATGATATTATAGAATATAATAATCAAAAAATAGAGGGTCATAAATTAGTATATATAATAATAAATAAACCAATAGGTTATTTATCATCTACATATGATTCAAGAGATAAATATGTATTGCAATTAATAGATCATAAATTTAAAGATGAATTATCTATAGCTGGGAGACTAGATAAGGATGCACATGGATTGTTATTTTTAACTAATGATGGAGAACTTATTCATAGGATAATTTCACCTAATAAAAATATATATAAAACATATGAAGTTATGGTGGAGGGAGATATAACAAAAGATAAAATAAAAAGATTAGAAGAAGGAATAGATTTAAAGGATTTTATTACAAAACCTGCCATTGTAGAAAAGGTTGAGAATAATATAATAACAATAAAAATATCCGAAGGTAAATATCATCAAATTAAAAGAATGATGAAAGCAGTCGGTTTAACTGTAAAGGATTTAAAAAGAATAGCTATAGGGAATATATTATTAGGAGATTTAAAAGAAGGAGAATGGCTTGAAATTGAAAAACCAAATATTTTCAATAACGACTCCCCAATATAA
- a CDS encoding FmdB family zinc ribbon protein, with translation MPIYRYTCENCNHEFTVMHGMNEEPEILCEKCGEKAKRSIGKIGISFKGSGYYITDSKSSDNKK, from the coding sequence ATGCCTATATATAGATATACTTGCGAAAATTGCAATCACGAATTCACAGTAATGCACGGCATGAATGAAGAACCCGAAATTTTATGCGAAAAATGCGGAGAAAAAGCAAAAAGAAGCATAGGAAAAATTGGTATATCATTTAAGGGTAGTGGATATTATATAACAGATTCAAAATCATCAGATAATAAAAAATAA
- the rpmE gene encoding 50S ribosomal protein L31, translating to MKKGIHPEMKLITVKCACGAEHQMYSTEDNFRVDVCSKCHPFFLGETSSQIIDTEGRVQKFKNKYAKFLNS from the coding sequence ATGAAAAAAGGAATACACCCTGAAATGAAACTTATCACTGTTAAATGTGCATGTGGTGCTGAACATCAAATGTATAGTACAGAAGATAACTTCCGTGTTGATGTATGTTCTAAATGTCATCCATTCTTCTTGGGAGAAACAAGTTCTCAAATTATTGATACAGAAGGAAGAGTTCAAAAGTTCAAAAACAAATACGCAAAATTTCTTAACTCATAA
- a CDS encoding HU family DNA-binding protein, which produces MNKKELVSALAEKVNVTKKEAALFVDSFVEVVSGALEKGESVKIVGFGTFEVVERKPRKGVNPQTKEAIEIPGGKVPKFKAGKELKEKVK; this is translated from the coding sequence ATGAATAAAAAAGAATTAGTTAGTGCATTAGCTGAAAAAGTTAATGTTACAAAGAAAGAAGCAGCTTTATTTGTTGATTCTTTTGTTGAAGTAGTTTCAGGTGCTTTAGAAAAAGGAGAAAGTGTTAAGATTGTTGGTTTTGGAACTTTTGAAGTAGTAGAAAGAAAACCAAGAAAAGGTGTTAATCCACAAACTAAAGAAGCTATTGAAATTCCTGGTGGAAAAGTACCTAAATTTAAAGCAGGTAAAGAATTAAAAGAAAAAGTAAAATAA
- a CDS encoding ABC transporter ATP-binding protein, which translates to MKAIEIKNVTRKFGDVVALDNVDFEIEEGKIVGLLGPNGAGKSTLMKIVSTLILPSSGEVKSFGFDVVKEKNKVRNFISLVSDYTVLEDELTPYENLILFGKISNVKTDLKKRALSLLEDFGLSQYKNRLTKNLSSGNKQKLNIARSLIKDPKLLLLDEPTIAIDVETSRFIREYILEQNLKNNKTILISSHYMWEVEQIASEIAVLVNGKIIIQDKMINIMKKFEDKLSIFELELESSEDLEKIDNLKNNENISGVKIISSNTAIIETPLSSNEFSNILLSNNIKCKYRIMKISLEDVYSYVIKGRF; encoded by the coding sequence ATGAAAGCAATTGAAATAAAAAACGTTACAAGAAAATTTGGTGATGTAGTAGCATTAGATAATGTTGATTTTGAAATAGAAGAAGGTAAAATAGTAGGGTTATTAGGGCCAAATGGAGCTGGAAAATCTACTTTAATGAAAATTGTATCAACCTTAATTTTACCTTCATCGGGAGAGGTAAAATCATTTGGGTTTGATGTAGTAAAAGAAAAAAATAAGGTAAGAAATTTTATTAGTTTGGTTTCTGATTATACTGTATTAGAGGATGAATTGACACCATATGAGAATCTTATTCTTTTTGGAAAGATTAGTAATGTTAAGACTGACTTAAAAAAAAGAGCGTTAAGCTTATTAGAAGATTTTGGATTATCTCAATATAAAAATAGGTTAACAAAAAATTTGTCCTCAGGGAATAAACAAAAATTAAATATAGCAAGATCTTTGATTAAAGATCCTAAATTATTGTTATTAGATGAACCAACAATAGCTATTGATGTTGAAACTTCTAGATTTATTAGAGAATATATATTGGAACAAAATTTAAAGAATAATAAGACTATTTTAATATCTTCGCATTATATGTGGGAAGTTGAACAAATTGCTTCTGAAATAGCAGTTTTAGTAAACGGAAAAATAATTATTCAAGATAAAATGATAAATATTATGAAAAAATTTGAAGATAAATTATCTATATTTGAATTAGAATTGGAAAGTTCAGAAGATCTTGAAAAAATAGACAATTTAAAAAATAATGAAAATATTAGTGGTGTAAAAATTATTTCTTCAAACACTGCTATAATTGAAACCCCGCTGTCAAGTAACGAATTTTCCAACATTTTATTATCAAATAATATTAAGTGTAAATATAGAATTATGAAGATATCTTTAGAAGATGTATATTCATATGTAATTAAAGGGAGATTTTAA
- a CDS encoding DUF190 domain-containing protein: MNFLRIYLGENDHCGHEPVYKYIMKLCYDKGIKGVTVLKGIMGFGEKHHVHRVDFFTLSEDLPIIIEVIDEKEKILNLIEEIKKCNFDGLAVYWDINAIRITKEPI, encoded by the coding sequence ATGAATTTTTTAAGGATCTATTTAGGGGAAAATGATCACTGTGGCCATGAACCAGTTTATAAGTATATAATGAAATTATGTTATGATAAAGGAATTAAAGGAGTAACGGTATTAAAAGGAATAATGGGGTTTGGAGAAAAACATCATGTTCATAGGGTAGATTTTTTTACATTAAGTGAAGATTTACCTATTATTATTGAAGTTATTGATGAAAAGGAAAAAATTTTAAATTTAATTGAAGAAATAAAAAAATGTAATTTTGATGGTTTGGCTGTATATTGGGATATAAATGCAATAAGAATAACAAAAGAGCCCATTTAA
- the smpB gene encoding SsrA-binding protein SmpB, protein MKIITNNKQATYQYHILEKYEAGIELKGSEVKSLREGRVNLKDAFCKIEKGEIFLYNAHISQYKNASLFNHDPERPRRLLMHKYEILKLDQKVKEKGLTIIPLKMYFNEKGLVKVEIALVKGKKLYDKREDIAKRDMERRLRKSIKYDM, encoded by the coding sequence ATGAAAATAATTACTAATAATAAGCAAGCAACATATCAATATCATATTTTAGAAAAATATGAGGCAGGAATTGAATTAAAAGGTTCTGAAGTAAAATCTTTAAGAGAAGGAAGAGTTAATCTTAAAGATGCATTTTGTAAAATTGAAAAAGGAGAAATTTTTTTATATAATGCCCATATTAGTCAATATAAGAATGCTTCTTTATTTAATCATGATCCGGAAAGACCAAGAAGATTGCTAATGCACAAATATGAAATATTAAAATTAGATCAAAAGGTAAAAGAAAAAGGTTTAACAATTATTCCATTAAAAATGTATTTTAATGAAAAAGGATTGGTTAAAGTAGAAATTGCTTTAGTAAAAGGGAAAAAACTATATGATAAAAGGGAAGATATTGCTAAAAGAGATATGGAAAGAAGGTTAAGGAAAAGTATCAAGTACGATATGTGA